In a single window of the Schistocerca gregaria isolate iqSchGreg1 unplaced genomic scaffold, iqSchGreg1.2 ptg000569l, whole genome shotgun sequence genome:
- the LOC126315414 gene encoding tRNA pseudouridine synthase A-like, protein MALPGMHRYKLSIQYNGTKYLGWQTQPSDSHASRLIKKSVQSVIEVIGRSAKLTIAGRTDTGVHAIKNVAHIDLLSTDAKTKSADRVLDAPLTPIIFFKSPPFLAQTLKDAINYFLRKHPHIAITSVERTDGSFNARFSAIEREYIYRIINVVDRTGIPFENDRRWVYRRPLNVEKMNTACKMLIGCHDFSTFSTMSCIKSSSPIRHLYEFRVEEDDYGDYGLWFPDASLSNSLFLKITVRAKSFMTHQVRKMVAAVASAGAGKIQLDQIKMLLKAKNPLLCPPMAPPGGLYLKSVTYPPNSYIVYESSAKTLEELQTFKLKARQQR, encoded by the exons ATGGCGTTACCTGGGATGCACAGGTATAAACTTTCTATACAATACAACGGAACCAAATATCTTGGATGGCAGACACAGCCCAGTGATTCACATGCAAGCAGGCTAATCAAAAAAAGTGTTCAGAGTGTGATCGAA GTTATTGGTAGAAGCGCAAAACTTACTATTGCAGGAAGAACGGACACTGGCGTTCACGCGATCAAAAATGTTGCACACATCGACTTGCTATCGACTGATGCTAAAACAAAAAGTGCTGAT AGAGTTTTAGATGCTCCACTCACGCCTATCATCTTTTTCAAGAGCCCTCCTTTTCTCGCACAAACATTGAAAGATGCCATCAactattttctgagaaagcatccgCACATTGCCATTACCAGCGTTGAAAGAACAGATGGA TCTTTTAATGCTCGCTTTTCTGCTATTGAACGCGAATATATCTACCGTATTATCAATGTCGTTGATAGGACGGGTATTCCGTTCGAAAATGACAGGCGGTGGGTCTATCGACGCCCTCTGAATGTTGAGAAGatgaacactgcatgcaaaatgctAATAGGATGCCATGACTTCAGTACATTTTCCACGATGTCCTGTATTAAGTCCTCTTCACCTATTCGCCATTTATATGAGTTTCGCGTTGAAGAAGACGATTATGGGGACTATGGACTCTGGTTTCCAGATGCGTCACTCTCAAATAGTCTTTTCCTCAAAATTACTGTGAGAGCCAAATCTTTCATGACTCACCAAGTTAGAAAGATGGTGGCTGCAGTCGCTAGCGCTGGTGCTGGAAAGATTCAGTTGGACCAAATCAAGATGCTCTTAAAAGCAAAAAATCCACTCCTCTGTCCTCCCATGGCCCCGCCGGGAGGTCTCTATCTAAAGTCCGTTACATATCCTCCTAATTCATATATCGTGTATGAATCAAGCGCCAAAACGCTCGAGGAACTTCAAACGTTTAAATTGAAAGCGAGGCAACAACGGTGA